DNA sequence from the Cucurbita pepo subsp. pepo cultivar mu-cu-16 chromosome LG06, ASM280686v2, whole genome shotgun sequence genome:
AAGAAGTTGTCTGAGTATCTACAAGCAGGCCAAAATTTAGCAGCCATTGATTGTTTCAAGAGCCTGTTCAGATCAACAGTGGGTTATGATAGTGTAACATTAGTCATTGTTTTATCTGCAGTTGTCGGCACGGACGATCTCGACTTGGGCGAACAAATTCACTCGCTTGTTATAAAAACAGACTATGATTCAGTAGTTTCTGTTTCGAATAGTCTCATGAACATGTACTCGAAGGCCGGGGTCGTTTATGCTGCAGAAAAGATGTTCATCAACTCACCAAACTTGGATCTAATCTCGTGGAACACGATGATATCGAGTTATGCACAGAATAATCTCGAAATGGAGGCGATCAGCACGTTCATAGATTTATTGCGCAATGACATGAGACCAGATCAATTTACCTTGGCAAGTCTTTTGAGAGCTTGCTCCACAGGTGATGAAGGAGAGTATTACACTCTCAGCTCACAGGTTCATGGCTATGCCATAAAATGCGGCGTTGTTAACGACAGTTTTGTATCGACAGCACTTATCGACGTGTACTCGAAGAGCGGGAAAGTGGACGAGGCTGAGTTTCTGTTGCGTaacaaatatgattttgatttagCTTCTTGGAATGCCTTGATGTTTGGGTATATAAAGAGTAACAAAAGTAGAAAGGCATTGGAACTTTTGAATCTGATGCATGAAATGGGGCTGCTGATTGATGAAATCACTCTGGCTACTGCCATTAAAGCTTCTGGTTGCTTGATCAATTTGGAGGTAGGGAAACAACTTCAAGCCTATGCAATCAAGCTTGGATTCAGCAATGATTTATGGGTCAGTAGTGGTGTTTTGGATATGTACATCAAGTGTGGAGACATGCCAAATGCTCGTGAATTGTTTGGTGAAATTAGCAGACCTGATGATGTTGCTTGGACGACTATGATCTCGGGATACGTCGACAATGGCGACGAGGATCGTGCTCTTGCTGTGTACCATTTAATGAGGGTGTCTGGAGTTCAACCGGATGAATATACCTTAGCTACCCTTGTCAAAGCGAGTTCTTGTCTAACCGCTCTCGAACAAGGGAAACAGATTCATGCTAACGTGATTAAGCTCGATTATTCTTTCGACCATTTTGTTGGTACTTCCCTAGTCGACATGTATTGCAAATGTGGAAGCGTTCGAGATGCCTATCGTATATTTGGGACGATGGATGTCAGGAAAGTTGCCTTCTGGAATGCCATGTTATTAGGCTTAGCCCAACATGGCAATGCTGATGAAGCTTTGAATCTTTTCAAAAGTATGCAATCAAGTGGTATTCAACCTGACAAAGTTACTTTCATTGGCGTTCTCTCTGCTTGTAGCCATTCTGGTTTGTTCTCTGAAGCCTACAAATACTTCGACGCAATGCTCGAAACATATGGGATCGTACCTGAGATCGAGCATTACTCGTGTCTGGTGGATGCGCTTGGTCGGGCAGGACGCATTCAAGAGGCCGAACGTGTAATAGCATCGATGCCATTCGAAGCTTCTGCCTCGATGTATAGGGCGTTGCTTGGTGCTTGCAGGACTAAAGGAGATACAGAAACAGCAAAACGTGTTGCTGATAAACTCCTAGCCTTGGATCCATCCGATCCCTCAGCTTATGTCCTCTTATCGAACATTTATGCTGCTTCCAGACAATGGGATGATGTTACTGATGCTAGAAACATGATGAAGCTGAAGAATGTTAAGAAGGACCCGGGTTTTAGCTGGATCGACGTGAAAAATAAAGTGCATTTGTTCGTGGTTGACGATAGATCACACCCGCAAGCTGATTTGATATACGAGAAAGTTGAGGATCTGATGAAAAGAATACGAGAGGAAGGATCTTACGTCCCAGACACAGACTTTATGTTGCTTGACgttgaagaagaggaaaaagaacgTGCGCTGTACTATCATAGTGAGAAACTGGCATTAGCTTTCGGTCTAATCAGTATGCCTCCCACGGCAACCATTCGTGTGATAAAGAACTTGAGGGTTTGTGGTGATTGTCATAGTGCTATAAAGTGCATATCGAAGCTCACTCAGAGGGAGATCGTTCTTAGAGATGCGAACAGATTCCATCACTTTAGGAATGGAATTTGTTCGTGTGGCGATTACTGGTAGTATCGACTATCTACTTATTCTGGAACTGCTCTTTATTCTCTTcctattcattcaatcctgaACCTCGTAAACTATCAGCTTCGCCCCTTTCCGATTAATTACCTTTGCCCCTATTCCCTGACGAGAATGAAAGATGCATGAATTCGACTTAACTCCTTGTCCAGTTATTGTGAGTtatgagaaggaagaaggaagacgCTTTACCTTgtttagagaatgaaagaagaagagaagaagaagggaagatgaatgagacagaactggaaggaaagacgaaagaagaatcaatgaGNTTCAaattatttgtgtttgttcTTTGGACTAACTATCTCAATTCTCGGTTACTGGTCATTCAACACGATCATCTcctgttttcatttttcttctccatcCATAGACATTATGGAGTTATATCAAACAGGATTTGtagattataaaaatgttagatttaaaatttcataaaattataaaaataaatgtaacaattatttgacattttttaaaatttaatttataaattagaagGCGGGTTGGTCCATCTCCGCGGCGGATCCTTGCTTTCAAGTGTTGAAGCGTCCAAGAGAAGCCATCTGCAAAATTGGCTCTAAATCCAAACTTCCCTCCACTTCCTCTGCGCCACCAATTCAAAATACTCGATTTCCACAACCCTCTCTGGTTCCATCTTCCTTCGCCCTCAGTTCAATTTAGTCTTCGTAGATTGTTGCTCAGTTCTCATGCCCCCCGTCAACGCCGCCGTCCACCGCCGTCACCAGTCCTCTGCATCCCAGTTACCTCAATTCCACACACCTACTAATGCTGGCGATGACGACGATCTTCTTCCTTCCACTCAGACAGTTCTCTCATCGCGATTTTCAACCTCGCAAAAACCCTTAACGACCTCCGACTTATCGCTCCACATTCGCGCTTCCAAGAGGCCGAAGCGTTCTACTCCGACGACCACTGGACAGGTAAACATACATTGCGACGTCGGATTTAAGCCAAATTTTGATAGACACGATGGCGCTGCTGCTTTGGATGATGGTGAAGTATTCGGTTCGTCGGAAATGGATTTGGGTTGCAGTTTGGATTTGATACAGCCGAGCATGGTTGGCTGCAGTTACGAAACTCATGATGCAAACTCGGTAGAGGAGATATTTGATGGGGATGGTGATTTTTATGGTGGTACGGATGAATGTAAGGGGTCGAAGGTAAAGGGGGGCTACTTACTCAATTCGATTGAATCTAGGTTGATGAATTCGAGAGTAGATTGCGATGTTGGAGTCGGTGGCAGTGGAGTTGACAAGGAGAGCAGTGATGATTTTGAGTCGGATAAGGAGCTAGACTTGTTGCTTAATCTGCATTCGCAACTGGATGAGGAAGACCGTATTAGTGGAGTGGGATTTGGTACTGAGGAATCATATTTTCCAGTGGATGAAGATCTGATTCAATGTCCTCTTTGTGGAGTTGATATTTCTGATCTTAGCGACGAGCAACGTCTTGTACACACAAATGATTGTATTGACAAAGAGGACGCCCAAGCTCAAACTGTGAGTCTATATGACTTTATCCACTTTACAAGTCTGAActgttttttggtttttgttcttctttataattttgacATTAATGCTATTGGGTGCCTATACAAAATCGTTTGCTGAACGATGCTCCTATCCGTGATGTAAATTTCTTCTTGCTTCAGTATTTCCCTGCCATTTTTCTATCTGCTTGCTACTAGTGGGAACTTATGGGATGGGGTTTTTGCAAACTTCAGCTTAAACGTTTATATTTTGTCACTTAAGGCTTGTTTATTGGAAATGGATTACACTATGAGCTATCATATGTCCATGTCttgataattttgaatctGAAATTTCACGTGCAGACTGCTCACACCCCTGATAAAAAGCAAGCTTCAGGGCCTCAACAATATGCTGATAATTCCAGATTTTCAACTGTTCTCAAATGGTTGCATGATCTCGGTTTATCGAAATatgaagatatttttgttagaGAGGAGATCGATTGGGAAACATTACAGTGGTTGACTGATGAGGTGTGCTTCTTCAAGGTTTATTGTATGAATTGTTGTCCCTGAGATGTTCTGCatggttaatttattttgtcaTAAGCAGCTAATTGCTACTTCATGATAGTCATTCATTCATCGTAAGAAATGGATTCATGATAAAGTTcatctaaatatataaaaaaaaaaaaaattcccctTCCTTTTTGGGTGAGCATTCTCCAATTCACTCTATCAATCTCTTTGTTTTTGGACACTGATTTTTGCTAATCTCTACTTTGAAGGATCTCAATAATGTGGGTATTACTGCACTTGGCCCCCGAAGGAAGATCACACGTGCTTTGTCCGAACTCAGAAAAGAATCTTCTGCAGTTGAAACTTGCACGAATACACATGCCCCTTCTGGTACTGGGAAACATAGTAACAATGGTTCAGATGGGTGTGAAGGATCAACCAATGGAACTAATAGAACACCTACGAACAAGTTGATTACTGATTATTTCCCAGGCTTTGCCACTAATAAGAAGAATGCATGCAGCATTTCTACTGGTCAGAGAGATGTGGGAAAAAAGCTACCTGACTCTCTTAACAAAGATAAAAGTAAAACTGCAAAGAGAAATGTAAGAAATGGGAAGCTTGGGACTGTTCCAGTCTGGAGTTGTATACCGGGGACGCCATTTAGAGTGGTGAGTAATTCTAATTTGATGAACAGTTGTTTGTTGTCCGTTAATGCTTTATtcgtttatatatatatattaggaaTTGTATGTATTGGGATTAACATGGCCTTTGggtgagaaagaaaataatgtctTTATGGAGATCGTCTTTATTCCTGTTCAATACATTTCGATATTACTACTTCTTGTTAAAAGAATGGTTATGACAAATTCCATTGTTAAGTGCTACATATTGTTATATCTGCAGGATGCTTTTCAACATCTTAGAGGAGACTGTTCCCATTGGTTTCTTACTCACTTTCACATGGATCGTAAGTTGAAATTAGTTCTCTCTTTTTCACTGTTGCATTTTAGTCTGAGGCAGTCACTTCTTagtattaaatgaaaaattgctGAAGAAATCCAACATAATCGGTATTTCTCTACTTTGTTTGAGTATGTGTGTGAAACATGTTTGTTTTCAATAATTAGGCTAAACTTACATTTACCATGTGcaaaatttagatttgttaaatacctttatttctttgtttctttcctttatgTTATGATGTATATGGTTAAAATATGAAGcatgaaaactttattttgagtAGTGTAATGTCCCTTTTCACATCATACATTCTAATATACCTGGTGTCTTTGCGAGCTACTCACATAGGATGCTTTACATTTTGACACGTGTCTATTTTGTCGGGTATTAGgtgatttataattttgaatacaTTTTGCAGGTGTTCAAATATTTGTAGTCATGTTATGATTAGCTGTTCACATAATAAAAGATGTACAGAAGAATAAGGGCTTGCTGTCTTGAGTAGAGGATCTtttgtcaaatttttattttattttaaaaataatatcttttataagCGTTGATTTGTTCGTTTAATTAGTTTGGGTTTTCTTCATAAACTATGAAACATGTTTCTACCATTAATTTGCCTATGCATTTACCATATTTCCAACTTCtatgaaattgttttttgAATATTATCATATGCATGAAGGATATAGCTTTTTAAACTTGGTTGTCGCGTGTCTGTGTTGTACTATCCATTTTGAGTATTACTCATGTGTCTCATTGCAACGGATTAATGAGGTTAGCTTGTTAGATCTTTATATTTCTGGTCACATATCGCCATTCGATTCCTTAATGTTTGCAACAACTTTGAGAtggatattttcatttttctaccCACAAATTTAAAGCTGCAAGTCTTAATGTGTTAAAGGGATAGGAAATGTCCAAATTTTTGTTAACAgaatcgtttttttttctccgaCATCAAATGTGATCTTTATGCAGATTATCAAGGTTTAACAAAGTCATTTCGTCATGGAATGATTTATTGTTCGCCTATTACGGCAAAGCTGGTAAACATGAAGCTTGGAATCCCATGGGAAAGGTTACAAGTTTTACCTCTCAACCAAAAAGTTAACATTGCGGGAACAGATGTAACCTGTTTTGATGCTAATCATTGCCCTGGTTCAATAATCATACTCTTTGAACCACCCAGTGGTAAGGTGTGGTCCAAATTACCTTTTTTATTCTAATCACTCATCATCCCTTTTCATATACTATTTGGTGATCAACTTTTCTTCCGTCATGCAGGCTGTTCTACATACAGGGGACTTCCGATATTGCGAGCAAATGGGAAGCTTGTCGGTTTTTCAAACATGTCGTATCCATACTCTGATCCTTGATACCACGTATTGTGATCCACAGGTAACTCTATTATTGGGGAATGGGGTTAGCTTTTTTACTTTGGTTACTGATATATTTAAAGTACTTTGCTTCTCGTCTCAAAAGAAATATTAGCTAATTTAAGGCTTAGAATCATAATGTTTGAGGCAAAACTGTGCTTCGACTCTGAAGTCAAAGTCATTAATCGTAGGTGGGCGTCTGCAAACCAGCATGTGTATGGTCATAGCGTTGAGTAAATGGAGACTGCTCAACTAAAATCCCATTCTTGAGTTTATGTGGACTCAAATTTTATTACTTGCACTGGGGATCTTTATCCTGTTATTTCActtatcaatgaaattgtttctcttcttcttcaacacaCACACCCACACATATATATCATTAGACGTATCCATCTACATATAATGTTCCTTGTACTTCTGCCCATGTTCCAAAGGCCCCCACGGACATACAAGTGTTAGTGCTGTTTTTTCCCATTTCTTATGATTTGTGATTACCGTTTAACTCGCTTTATTCGATTACTTGCTGCAGTATGATTTCCCGAAGCAGGAGACCGTTATACAGTTTGTAATTGATGCCATTCAAGCTGAAACTTTCAACCCTAAAACCCTTTTCCTGATTGGATGTTATACCATCGGTAAAATTTGGCTTTAAATTTCAGTCTTAGCTTTAACTTCGTGCTGTGACTTCATGgcctgcattttttttttcttcatgttgTTGGTCATGGGATATACTTATGGCTTCTCTTTctgtttctaaatttgttttaaaaggtGGCACGGACTACTAAATATCTTCAGCTATTCCTAACAGGAAAGGAACGACTTTTTTTGGAAGTTGCCCGCGTTCTGCGCAAGAAGGTGTATGTAAGTTCAGCAAAGTTACGCATTTTGAAATGCTTGGGGTTCTCAGCGGAGGACATGCAGTGGTTTACAGTGAATGAACGGGAAAGTCACATACATGTCGTACCTCTGTGGACACTTGCGAGCTTCAAGCGACTGAAGCATTTATCAAATCAATATGCAGTGAGTATAGCCATTAAATCCTCGTTTTAGTAGGATTTATAGTATCCCCATTTGCATGTTTCAAATGATTGCAATTCACTTACCGATTTCCATTGCATGTAATTACTGATTGGTTGATTTTGTTGCATTCAGAGTCGATTCAGTCTTATAGTTGCTTTCTCTCCCACCGGCTGGGCACtttcaaaaggaaagaagaaatctCCTGGAAGAAGGTCGCAGCAAGGTACAATTATAAGGTAATCTCTTCGTTATTTGGTCTAGTTCATTTGAGTAGTAAATTGACGCTAGGAGTACCAtagaaagaaatactcaagttttgtgagatccaaagtcggttggagagagaacaaagtcggttggagagagaacaaagtcggttggagagagaacaaAAGATTCCTTattaaggatgtggaaacctctctctaacggATGCGAagttttgtgagatccccacgtcggttggagagagaacaaaagattctttattaaggacgtggaaacctctctctaacggacgcgttttaaaatcttgagaggacaatatctgttatcggtgggtttggactgttacaaatttaCATCTTTTAACTCTACTATTGAATGCTTAAAAACTTCTCTGCTGCTTCATTTCAGCAAAGATAGATTTGATAACTAACTTGAATTGGTCTTCATATTCAAGTCTTAACCATCAAACAAGAGCTGTGTTTATGTTTTATACAGATACGAAGTGCCATATAGTGAGCATAGCAGCTTCTCAGAACTGAAGGATTTTGTAAAGCTTGTCTCTCCTGTAAACATAATACCAAGTGTGAATAATCATGGACCTGACTCAGCCCGTGCCATGATCTCGCTTTTGTCATCTTGATTTGTTCACCACACTCCCAATGGATGGTTCTCTCACGTTCTCCAACCGCTGCATAAATGAAATGGGCTCAGTAGAACTGTTTGTGGCTCCGGCTGAATCAAATCTGCAGATTCACGTAAGTTCAACAATTTAACCACTATTGACCCTCTTTTAGATAGCCATTTTATATACCCATCTGATTATAGTAAACTGCTTCTGCTTTACAAGGTTTGTCTTGCCAACCATGCCAATATTGTTGGCACCTAATGGTCGTAATTGTGTCGCGAAGATGACTTCCTATCGAATACTATTTGGTCCTCTTTCGTCGAGGTAacttgatattttttattaattgagtTATTGTTAAATTGATAGTttagaaaggaaaatgaaaaatcccTTGATATTCAATTGAATAACTAATGTTGTGTCAGTGtctctttgatttttatattatttataagttaATACTTCAATTATCGggctaaaaaaataatatttttttgaaatatttgtaaaCAATGTACTTTTCTAAACTCAAGGCattgtattaattttattaactCATATTGATGATTAGTCAAAATTGCAacaatttacaaaaatttaacgaaaatttgtttaaaatgtaaattaataaaactgaaaaataatttatagtattttatattattatcgaaaaaacaaaaaaaatgtttgttgACACGTGCACATGGACTTTTTTTCAAAAGGGAAATTAATATCATTGTCAATGGTCAAATCAATTACTGGTCAAATTTCTCCACATGACtgaaaaattgagaatttatGACAATAATTGGCCgaatttctaaatattttaagaaagaaattaattttagatggAAAATCTAAGACGGTGCAGTCCTCGAGTTCCAATTTTCACTTTAGGTTATTAACACCTATTCTAAGTCTTAATTTTACATTCTTATAgtaatagtttttaaatatttataaaatataaagataatattacaaattttttaaaaaccaaaagttataattttaacCAATGACAAAATCCAACTGTTTGTATCCTAATCTACttctaataatttcattttaaaaatagtgacttgttttactattattttgtattaaaaaaaaacaaacttttaattatcaacttttataaaaatataatttagtcattttactaATAAACTAAGTCattatatgataaaatttgatacttgatgaaaattttcatcataaaaattaaatcgtTACATGCAAAAACTTAGAtactaaattgttataaaattaaaattaattaaataaatcactacaaacaaaaatttaataattaaattgtgcttaatttaataacaaaaagtgtttttttaaccaataaaccttttttttccttgataATTGTGTATTGAACTCAAAGTTCAAGAGACTTACCAAGAAttactcaaaaaaaaaaatgtcaatctCTGATATCGTTCAtcttgaacataagctctcatggtctCACATCAATGGAGAgaatattctttgtttataaattcgtgatcattccctaaattagccgatgtgggactctcaTCATCCAAAGTGATCCaccatttatttaataattttgtatattCATTTATCTCTCATGTTACAGCTACTTTAATTCgatttaaacataaaaataacacACATCACACTACTACAACTACGGTGACCATCTTGACTTAACTCGAATATGACAAAATGCAACTATCGTCTCACAAGTGGAAGTGGACCCAAAATTTTATGAACACACAGGTttaagtgattttttttttttttttttttttttttttttttttttttttttttttttNCTTGgtatatttgaatttagttttggTGTAATATTATACATAAAAGCTAAATTTTGCCAATGACCCAACCCTAGCTTATAGgcatctttttattttcgtttGAAGGGCAATATAGGGTTAATGATCATCAAAGTTCCATAGGAAATTAGGCTCGTGATAAAAATAGCCTCCACCATCACCAAACTCATCCTCCTCCATATGTTCTTCCACCCCAAAACTAATATCTTCATCACAAATCATTGCGTTCCCACCCATAATATTATCAAACCCCAATCCCGAACCACCGTCCAACAAGTCCCAAACCGGCCAACCGCCGCCCCCATCTCCGCCATCAACCGCCCCACAAGAATATTCCCCCGCCACAGCTTCATCATTACAATACCCATCACCTCCTTCGTCTCCACCGTGCTCGCCCGCAAACTTGGCAGCCGCGGCCTGAATCTCCTGAGCCGTAAGTCGGTCCCCACCTTCAATCTCCGGTGGACTGTCAGGAAAATTAAACTTCGCGCGGGGACCACGCAGACAGAACTGAGCCGCGTCGAAAGCACGCGCCGCCTGTTCGGGTTTGTCATAAGAACCCAACCAAATTCGGTCACGGCTATTGGGTAGCCGAATTTCTGACACCCATTTCCcccattttctctttctaacGCCTTTGTACTTTAGATTCTGATCCGACTTGTCGTCCGTTTCATTGCCCGAGCTACGACGGTCCTCCATTACCCAATCCGAGCCTAAGACAGGTTCGGGTTCGAGTTCAGGTTCGGTAGCTAGGTAAGGGCAATTTGAAGATAGTTAAAAAGGGGAGAGGATTTTGGAGTTTAAATAGGAAATGGACAAAACGAGTAGATTTTGAGTAGAGAGAGAGCTCAAGGAAGAAGACGACAATGGCGTAAACAGAAACGCGGAACAATGATTTAAATTACCACgtgagttttaaaaataaccattatattaaatgttttcaatttatttgtttttatttaaattattatgtcaataaaataaataaaataaatattaatattctgaAATATCGTTATCCATCCATATTTATctgattaaaaaaagttttaaaattaataataaattatttttattttctgattAAATCAATACGTATATTTATattactctttatttttatatatatttactgaGAGTCAACTATAaccttaaaaatataaagttacAGAATAAATAAACCGCTATTTCAATAGGTAAAATCAACTCTAAAATACTCgttttttcattgattttttcgtttattttagtttttggtagcttaatttaaatctcttatttatatatatttttaaatagaagtGAACAACTATATCtatttgtattaaataatCTTCGTGTGCtacaatgtttaaaaaatatataaaaaatattaattaatttctaaaattaatgtttaataCTCGTTTACGAAAAATAGTAATGAATATAGTGACAGGTcgaacaaaatttcaaattattctattaaattaaattatatatatatatatttattgacaTGTCGacaataaatttcaaattattctattttattctattatgtatatatatatatgtcaaTTTGATGAAGGACTTTGGACTTTGACGGTgccaaaaatgaagaaaaggcgTGACGGTtctgaaaaaggaagaagggtAATGGATGACGTGGAAATGGTTgttgtaatattattaaaagagaAGAGGTGGTGAagtgtaaataaaataaaataaaataaaataaaataaaataaaataaaaactcgtGCTTAATTTGGAGTGTCAACAGTCCAAATATGAAAATGGCAGCGACGACCAAGCCGCGCAGCTATTTTGCGTTGCGGCGATCAAAATTTAAGTCCAACTAAGACGGGACCCGGACCCCATTATTATAAGTTTGACCCTTTCAATTTTCAGGacatttctgtttttttatcccacaatttca
Encoded proteins:
- the LOC111797749 gene encoding DNA cross-link repair 1A protein — its product is MPPVNAAVHRRHQSSASQLPQFHTPTNAGDDDDLLPSTQTVLSSRFSTSQKPLTTSDLSLHIRASKRPKRSTPTTTGQVNIHCDVGFKPNFDRHDGAAALDDGEVFGSSEMDLGCSLDLIQPSMVGCSYETHDANSVEEIFDGDGDFYGGTDECKGSKVKGGYLLNSIESRLMNSRVDCDVGVGGSGVDKESSDDFESDKELDLLLNLHSQLDEEDRISGVGFGTEESYFPVDEDLIQCPLCGVDISDLSDEQRLVHTNDCIDKEDAQAQTTAHTPDKKQASGPQQYADNSRFSTVLKWLHDLGLSKYEDIFVREEIDWETLQWLTDEDLNNVGITALGPRRKITRALSELRKESSAVETCTNTHAPSGTGKHSNNGSDGCEGSTNGTNRTPTNKLITDYFPGFATNKKNACSISTGQRDVGKKLPDSLNKDKSKTAKRNVRNGKLGTVPVWSCIPGTPFRVDAFQHLRGDCSHWFLTHFHMDHYQGLTKSFRHGMIYCSPITAKLVNMKLGIPWERLQVLPLNQKVNIAGTDVTCFDANHCPGSIIILFEPPSGKAVLHTGDFRYCEQMGSLSVFQTCRIHTLILDTTYCDPQYDFPKQETVIQFVIDAIQAETFNPKTLFLIGCYTIGKERLFLEVARVLRKKVYVSSAKLRILKCLGFSAEDMQWFTVNERESHIHVVPLWTLASFKRLKHLSNQYASRFSLIVAFSPTGWALSKGKKKSPGRRSQQGTIIRYEVPYSEHSSFSELKDFVKLVSPVNIIPSVNNHGPDSARAMISLLSS
- the LOC111797736 gene encoding ethylene-responsive transcription factor ERF017-like, translating into MEDRRSSGNETDDKSDQNLKYKGVRKRKWGKWVSEIRLPNSRDRIWLGSYDKPEQAARAFDAAQFCLRGPRAKFNFPDSPPEIEGGDRLTAQEIQAAAAKFAGEHGGDEGGDGYCNDEAVAGEYSCGAVDGGDGGGGWPVWDLLDGGSGLGFDNIMGGNAMICDEDISFGVEEHMEEDEFGDGGGYFYHEPNFLWNFDDH